Proteins encoded by one window of Emticicia oligotrophica DSM 17448:
- a CDS encoding NUDIX hydrolase yields MTKNINRKEYLESKPRLLPSVSIDCVIFGFSNNQLKILLLKFKNTDFYALPGGFISIEEDLSDAALRVLEERTGLRDIYLEQFYVFGSKDRRYDQTHQKIMEGNGIILKPNHFLLDRFISIGYYALIDFSKANPAPDDLSDSCEWYDLDKVPSLVFDHNQILQKALETLRSDLDTKLVGFNLLPETFTINEIQRLYETILGEKLVRSNFQRKILSLGILERIEKKMTGAANKAPYVYRFVGQ; encoded by the coding sequence ATGACAAAAAATATTAACCGAAAAGAATATTTGGAAAGTAAACCACGACTCTTGCCCAGTGTTTCGATTGATTGCGTGATATTTGGGTTTTCTAATAATCAATTAAAAATTCTACTTTTAAAATTTAAGAATACTGACTTTTACGCATTACCGGGAGGATTTATTAGTATTGAAGAAGATTTATCCGATGCTGCATTGAGAGTTTTAGAGGAACGTACGGGTTTGAGAGATATTTATTTAGAGCAGTTCTATGTTTTTGGAAGCAAGGATAGAAGGTACGACCAGACACACCAAAAAATTATGGAGGGTAATGGAATTATTTTAAAACCTAATCATTTTCTGCTGGATAGGTTTATTTCGATAGGCTATTACGCTTTGATTGATTTCTCTAAAGCAAATCCCGCCCCTGATGATTTATCAGATTCTTGTGAATGGTACGACCTCGATAAAGTGCCATCATTGGTATTTGACCATAATCAAATTTTACAGAAAGCCCTCGAAACGCTGCGTTCGGACCTAGATACAAAGTTAGTAGGTTTTAATTTATTGCCTGAAACGTTTACAATAAATGAAATTCAGCGATTATATGAAACTATATTAGGTGAAAAATTAGTTCGTTCGAATTTTCAAAGAAAGATTTTAAGCTTGGGAATTTTAGAACGCATAGAAAAGAAAATGACAGGTGCAGCTAATAAAGCACCCTATGTTTATAGATTTGTAGGTCAGTAA
- a CDS encoding PQQ-dependent sugar dehydrogenase yields MKQIKKALPCLFAAITTFSSINLMAQNAPDENRFTKVVLGEKLDEPMEMTLLKDGRVLFVERKGALKQYNPETGEIKTLATIPVNTKYTNAKGVKREAEEGLMGLIHDPNFEQNHWIYMYYADTDVNQHVLARWELRGEELVASSKKILLTVPTQREECCHTGGGMVFDKSGNLYLTVGNNTSNSGTPGYANLDERKGWEYWDDQRGAGNTNNLLGKILRIKPEADGTYSIPKGNLYETMPNNGDGLVKKEIYTMGHRNPWRPTIDSKTGFLYWGEVGPDASVDSEQGPRGYDEFNQARKAGNFGWPYFIGDNKAYADWDFETGKPRPGSKFDPANPVNDSPNNTGLKNLPPAQKAFIWYPYGISEEFPLVGSSGRSATGGPVFRKADYPNAKRLFPDYYEGKWLIVEFMRGWIMSVTMDEKGDYKSMERFMPSTDFGSAIDMDFGPDGDLYVLEYGSAWFRGNDNARLVKVEYNGGNRMPKVVAKADNLTGSAPLKVNLSSKGTVDPDGDKLSYLWEIKSKAGKKVFKTENATVLLDKAGIYDVTLTVKDGKGEENSESLEIKVGNEPPAVAFNIKKGNKTFYFPSKPIEYDVTVSDKEDGNLTNGKIKPEQVAVSIDYIPVGYDKIEASQNHRGVDAVAFASMGERLMAKSDCKSCHIVDVKSVGPSLKDVANKYKGDSKAVEYLSKKIINGGGGVWGDHVMAAHPQVSMAEANLMVDYILNINEPKTAKSMPTQGSYSTKIPEGQKSNGTYILRAAYKDKGTKMMKSLATEDVVVLKSPTLNPELADVSKGTQLVITPGRSFSMVGDNSYIGYKNIDLNGISEIELSAQAQTRVGAAGGVIELRIDSPNGPLLASSEKIEPREMRMGPPPATTNNNANGAAAPAQQAPRPQMTPIKAKLSVPANAGQHDVYFVFRNEKAKEKQIIVSLSNIEFKAAE; encoded by the coding sequence ATGAAACAAATCAAAAAAGCACTACCCTGCTTGTTTGCTGCAATTACTACCTTTAGCAGCATCAATCTAATGGCTCAAAACGCACCTGACGAGAATCGCTTTACTAAAGTAGTATTGGGCGAAAAACTCGATGAACCAATGGAAATGACTTTGCTAAAAGATGGCAGAGTACTTTTTGTTGAGCGTAAAGGAGCATTGAAACAATACAATCCAGAAACTGGTGAAATCAAAACTCTGGCTACAATTCCTGTAAATACCAAATATACGAATGCCAAAGGCGTAAAACGTGAAGCCGAAGAAGGTTTGATGGGCTTAATTCATGACCCAAATTTTGAGCAAAACCACTGGATTTATATGTATTATGCCGATACCGATGTCAATCAACACGTGTTGGCTCGTTGGGAATTACGTGGAGAAGAATTAGTAGCTAGTTCTAAGAAAATCCTTTTAACTGTTCCGACTCAACGTGAAGAATGTTGCCACACTGGTGGAGGTATGGTTTTCGATAAATCTGGTAACCTTTACTTAACAGTTGGAAATAATACTTCAAACAGTGGTACGCCTGGTTATGCAAACCTTGACGAAAGAAAAGGTTGGGAATACTGGGATGACCAACGTGGGGCTGGAAATACAAATAATTTATTGGGTAAAATCCTCAGAATTAAGCCAGAAGCAGATGGTACTTACTCAATTCCCAAAGGAAATCTTTATGAAACAATGCCTAACAATGGGGATGGTTTAGTAAAGAAGGAAATCTATACAATGGGGCACCGCAACCCTTGGAGACCAACGATTGATAGCAAAACTGGTTTCTTATATTGGGGAGAAGTTGGGCCAGATGCCTCAGTTGATAGCGAACAAGGACCACGTGGTTATGATGAGTTTAACCAAGCTCGTAAAGCTGGAAATTTTGGTTGGCCGTACTTCATAGGTGATAACAAAGCGTATGCCGATTGGGATTTTGAAACTGGTAAGCCTCGCCCAGGTTCAAAATTTGACCCTGCAAACCCTGTAAATGATTCTCCGAATAATACTGGTTTAAAAAATCTTCCACCAGCACAAAAAGCATTTATTTGGTATCCTTATGGTATTTCTGAAGAATTCCCATTGGTAGGAAGTTCAGGCCGTAGTGCCACAGGTGGCCCTGTTTTCCGCAAAGCAGATTATCCAAATGCTAAACGCTTATTCCCAGATTATTACGAGGGTAAGTGGTTAATTGTAGAATTTATGCGTGGTTGGATTATGTCGGTAACTATGGATGAAAAAGGCGATTATAAATCAATGGAACGTTTCATGCCAAGTACTGATTTTGGTAGTGCAATTGATATGGATTTTGGTCCAGATGGCGACTTATATGTTTTAGAATATGGTTCGGCTTGGTTTAGAGGTAATGATAATGCACGCCTCGTAAAAGTAGAGTATAATGGTGGAAACCGTATGCCAAAAGTTGTTGCCAAAGCAGATAACCTTACAGGCTCCGCTCCTCTGAAAGTAAATCTTTCATCAAAAGGAACTGTTGACCCTGACGGAGATAAACTCAGCTACTTATGGGAAATTAAAAGTAAAGCAGGCAAAAAAGTATTCAAAACTGAAAATGCAACTGTATTACTAGATAAAGCAGGTATCTATGATGTAACTCTTACTGTGAAAGACGGAAAAGGCGAAGAAAATAGTGAATCATTGGAAATTAAAGTAGGAAATGAGCCTCCAGCAGTGGCTTTCAACATCAAAAAAGGCAATAAAACATTCTATTTCCCTAGTAAACCAATTGAATATGACGTAACGGTTTCTGATAAAGAAGATGGAAACCTTACGAATGGAAAAATCAAGCCAGAACAAGTAGCTGTTTCAATTGATTATATTCCTGTAGGTTATGATAAAATTGAAGCTTCTCAAAATCATCGTGGTGTAGATGCAGTAGCGTTTGCATCAATGGGCGAGCGTTTGATGGCTAAAAGTGACTGTAAATCTTGTCATATCGTAGATGTAAAATCAGTAGGTCCAAGCCTTAAAGATGTTGCAAACAAATATAAAGGCGATAGCAAAGCCGTTGAGTATCTTTCTAAGAAAATTATCAATGGCGGTGGTGGTGTTTGGGGCGACCACGTAATGGCTGCTCACCCGCAAGTTTCAATGGCAGAAGCTAATTTGATGGTTGACTATATCTTGAATATCAACGAACCAAAAACGGCTAAATCAATGCCTACGCAAGGTAGTTATTCAACAAAAATACCTGAAGGACAAAAATCAAACGGAACATATATTTTGCGAGCTGCTTACAAAGATAAAGGTACAAAAATGATGAAATCGTTGGCTACTGAAGATGTAGTGGTATTAAAAAGCCCAACTTTAAATCCTGAATTAGCCGATGTTTCGAAAGGTACGCAGTTAGTAATTACGCCGGGAAGATCATTCTCAATGGTAGGTGATAACTCATATATTGGTTATAAAAACATTGACCTTAATGGCATAAGCGAAATAGAACTTTCGGCACAAGCTCAAACACGTGTAGGTGCAGCGGGTGGTGTAATTGAATTACGTATTGATTCTCCAAATGGCCCATTATTAGCTTCAAGCGAAAAAATTGAGCCTCGTGAAATGCGTATGGGGCCACCACCAGCCACAACTAATAACAATGCAAATGGTGCTGCAGCTCCGGCTCAACAAGCTCCACGCCCTCAAATGACCCCAATTAAGGCAAAACTTTCAGTTCCTGCTAATGCTGGGCAACACGATGTTTACTTTGTTTTCCGCAATGAAAAAGCTAAGGAAAAACAAATCATCGTATCGCTTTCAAATATAGAGTTTAAAGCCGCTGAGTAA
- a CDS encoding sugar phosphate isomerase/epimerase family protein: MQNRREFLKSSGALALGGLLLPNFADAFGEPQKVKNFGVQLFTTMSVIDKDVTGTLKQIAGIGYKEIESAFSMKGGFYGMKSKEFAKLVSDLGMSWQAHHVSGAPFNRPAPRPAAEGAAAPARPAMPPMKTLLNNTQEIVDEVAEGGAKYLVCASIPVKTMDEIKLSLEILQKAGEAAKKAGLTFIFHNHTAEFETVEGQRPFDLMASQISSDLLKFELDLAWATKAGVNIPELFKQHPGRFPLFHVKDLNKETQKPVEVGTGYIDFKPIFAAAKTAGVKHYFVEQDGAPSPVDNLTTSFNNLKKIVA; this comes from the coding sequence ATGCAAAACAGAAGAGAATTTTTGAAAAGCTCAGGAGCTTTAGCTCTTGGCGGATTATTATTGCCAAACTTTGCTGATGCTTTTGGCGAACCACAAAAAGTAAAAAACTTTGGCGTGCAATTATTCACCACAATGTCGGTAATAGATAAAGATGTTACGGGTACACTAAAGCAAATTGCAGGTATTGGTTATAAAGAAATCGAATCAGCTTTTAGCATGAAAGGTGGTTTTTATGGCATGAAATCTAAAGAATTTGCAAAATTAGTTTCAGATTTAGGCATGAGTTGGCAAGCTCATCATGTTAGCGGAGCACCTTTCAATCGCCCAGCTCCACGTCCAGCGGCTGAAGGGGCAGCAGCACCTGCTCGCCCAGCAATGCCACCAATGAAAACTTTATTAAACAACACCCAAGAAATCGTTGATGAAGTAGCAGAAGGTGGAGCAAAGTATTTGGTTTGTGCTAGTATTCCTGTAAAAACAATGGATGAAATTAAACTCTCGCTTGAAATTCTACAGAAAGCAGGAGAAGCGGCTAAAAAAGCAGGCTTAACATTCATTTTCCACAACCATACTGCCGAATTTGAAACTGTGGAAGGCCAACGTCCATTCGATTTAATGGCCTCACAAATCAGCTCCGATTTACTTAAATTTGAACTTGACCTTGCTTGGGCAACCAAAGCAGGAGTAAATATTCCAGAATTATTCAAACAACACCCTGGCCGTTTCCCTCTTTTCCACGTAAAAGATTTGAATAAAGAAACGCAAAAACCAGTAGAGGTTGGTACGGGTTACATCGATTTCAAACCGATTTTTGCCGCTGCTAAAACGGCAGGTGTGAAACACTACTTTGTTGAGCAAGATGGAGCTCCATCTCCAGTTGATAACCTAACAACCAGCTTCAATAATTTGAAAAAAATTGTAGCTTAA
- a CDS encoding carboxylesterase/lipase family protein produces the protein MKSNRRNFIQKLGLSTASLGLGSTFSAEAKGFQPKGNEDEQLLFIGDNIAVANTQYGKVRGYILRGIHTFLGIPYGADTSGDNRFMPPQKPKPWTEIKPAVWWGNSAPQIMEKRYADQYASFVDHWNYDDVSEDCLRINVWTPALDSKKRPVIVWLHGGGFVNGNGIEQDGYHGENLSRFGDVVFCSLNHRLGALGFTNLAKVGGDKLAASGNVGMLDIVAALEWVRDNIANFGGNPNNVTIIGQSGGGAKVCTLTAMPSAKGLFHKAVALSGSSLSGLSKEYSEKLGEMVLKEAGLGTNEISKLQQIPWREYIDIANRATAKMADEAKRMNLVRGGFAPVADGRFLDEGAFYSSNSHFSADVPMIICTTFNEQSPSRVDSSLENIGINEVKEKLKSRFGEKTGEIVDGYAKAFPDKKPVEIWSMVMSNRKNAIATADAKSKQKAPVYLAWFGYQPPLFDGRMRAFHCDDICFWFYNTDLMLTHTGGGARPRRLSEKMAKSFVNFARTGNPNGGGLPNWPKYSSANGETMILNDECIVKNDPDREARKTLS, from the coding sequence ATGAAATCAAATCGACGTAATTTTATTCAAAAATTAGGACTTAGCACCGCTAGTTTGGGGCTTGGTTCTACTTTTTCTGCTGAAGCCAAAGGTTTTCAACCGAAAGGAAATGAAGATGAACAATTACTTTTTATCGGAGATAATATTGCTGTGGCCAACACACAATATGGTAAAGTGAGAGGATATATTTTACGTGGTATTCACACATTTTTGGGTATTCCCTATGGGGCAGACACTTCAGGTGACAACCGTTTTATGCCACCACAAAAACCCAAACCTTGGACAGAGATAAAACCAGCAGTTTGGTGGGGAAATTCGGCTCCACAAATTATGGAAAAACGCTATGCCGACCAATACGCATCGTTTGTAGACCACTGGAATTATGATGATGTGAGTGAAGACTGCCTTAGAATTAATGTCTGGACTCCTGCTCTTGATTCAAAGAAACGACCTGTAATTGTTTGGCTACATGGTGGTGGTTTTGTCAATGGAAATGGTATTGAGCAAGATGGTTATCATGGTGAAAATCTAAGTCGATTTGGTGATGTAGTTTTCTGTTCGCTCAACCATCGTTTAGGTGCATTAGGTTTCACGAACTTAGCAAAAGTTGGCGGTGATAAATTAGCAGCCTCGGGCAATGTTGGTATGCTTGATATTGTAGCTGCTCTCGAATGGGTACGCGATAATATTGCTAATTTCGGAGGAAATCCCAATAATGTAACTATCATCGGGCAATCAGGTGGCGGGGCTAAAGTTTGTACACTTACAGCAATGCCTTCGGCTAAAGGTTTATTTCATAAAGCGGTAGCTCTGAGTGGTTCTTCATTGAGTGGATTATCAAAAGAATATTCCGAAAAATTGGGCGAAATGGTGCTAAAAGAAGCAGGCTTAGGCACAAATGAAATAAGTAAATTGCAACAAATTCCGTGGAGAGAATATATTGATATTGCCAACCGAGCAACAGCCAAAATGGCCGACGAAGCTAAACGTATGAATTTAGTTCGTGGCGGTTTTGCTCCAGTTGCAGATGGTCGTTTCTTAGATGAAGGTGCTTTTTACTCAAGTAATTCACATTTCTCGGCCGATGTACCGATGATTATCTGTACGACTTTTAATGAGCAATCTCCAAGCCGAGTTGACTCATCGCTCGAAAATATTGGTATAAACGAGGTCAAAGAAAAATTAAAATCTCGTTTTGGCGAAAAAACTGGTGAAATTGTAGATGGTTATGCTAAAGCTTTCCCTGATAAAAAACCAGTTGAAATTTGGTCGATGGTTATGAGTAATCGTAAAAATGCCATTGCAACGGCAGATGCGAAATCTAAGCAAAAAGCTCCCGTTTATTTGGCTTGGTTTGGCTATCAACCACCTTTATTCGATGGCCGTATGCGAGCGTTTCACTGCGATGATATTTGTTTTTGGTTCTATAATACCGACCTTATGCTTACCCATACAGGAGGTGGTGCCAGACCAAGAAGGCTTTCAGAAAAAATGGCCAAATCTTTTGTAAATTTTGCCCGAACAGGAAATCCAAACGGTGGAGGTTTACCAAATTGGCCAAAATATTCTTCTGCAAATGGCGAAACAATGATTCTCAATGATGAATGTATCGTGAAAAATGACCCTGACCGTGAAGCAAGAAAAACTTTGAGTTAA
- a CDS encoding alpha/beta hydrolase — protein MKRLLWLFLLIGSFAAYAQQGTIKESLKIKSATLGKDVEYSIYLPADYDKTNRQYPVLYLLHGYTDDETGWTQFGQAPEIADRTINSGQAPPMIIVMPDAGVSWYMNSFDGKTKFEDFFIKEFIPYIESNYRIRAKKEFRAVAGLSMGGLGTLLFSTKHPDMFVAAAPLSAAVWTDEEIIATDNTRWENIFSDLYGKNLKGKERLNEHYYKNAPIKIVETANAEDLKKVKFYIDCGDDDFLIKGNMALHAMMIDKKIPHEFRVRDGGHTWSYWRTALPEVMKFVGENFHR, from the coding sequence ATGAAACGTTTACTTTGGCTATTTTTGCTAATAGGCTCTTTTGCTGCTTATGCTCAGCAAGGAACTATCAAAGAAAGCTTAAAAATCAAAAGTGCTACACTCGGCAAAGATGTAGAATACAGCATTTATCTACCCGCAGATTACGACAAAACCAATCGCCAATATCCTGTACTTTACCTACTTCATGGCTATACAGATGACGAAACCGGCTGGACACAATTTGGGCAAGCTCCTGAAATAGCCGACCGAACTATCAATAGTGGTCAAGCTCCTCCGATGATTATCGTCATGCCCGATGCTGGCGTTTCTTGGTATATGAATAGTTTCGATGGAAAAACTAAATTTGAAGATTTTTTCATAAAAGAATTCATCCCTTATATTGAATCAAATTACAGAATCCGTGCGAAAAAAGAATTTAGAGCTGTAGCTGGTCTTTCGATGGGAGGTTTAGGAACTTTACTCTTCTCTACTAAACACCCAGATATGTTTGTGGCGGCTGCTCCGCTAAGTGCTGCAGTTTGGACAGACGAGGAAATTATAGCAACTGATAATACACGTTGGGAAAATATTTTCAGCGATTTATATGGTAAAAACCTCAAAGGGAAAGAGCGTCTCAATGAACATTATTACAAAAATGCACCTATAAAAATCGTTGAAACGGCGAATGCAGAAGATTTGAAAAAAGTAAAATTCTATATCGACTGTGGCGATGATGACTTCTTAATTAAAGGCAATATGGCTTTACACGCCATGATGATTGACAAAAAAATTCCACACGAATTTAGAGTACGCGATGGTGGCCACACTTGGTCTTACTGGCGAACGGCTTTACCCGAAGTCATGAAATTTGTGGGAGAAAATTTTCATAGATAA
- a CDS encoding gluconate 2-dehydrogenase subunit 3 family protein, whose product MNRREAIQRVTYLLGGVLSAPLMAGAMGEVLNTGESVAVTADQTALLAEVADIIIPTTGTPGAKAAGVEKFIVRVMRDCYEKAEQEKFYAGLAKLDTDSQAKFGKGFMALNVAQKNEMVKQSTVDNKAFFLTMKGLTVTGYFTSEIGATQALEYLPIPGKFEACIPLKPGQKAWAL is encoded by the coding sequence ATGAATCGCAGAGAAGCCATACAGAGAGTAACTTACCTATTGGGAGGAGTTCTATCAGCACCATTAATGGCTGGTGCAATGGGCGAAGTGCTAAACACTGGTGAAAGTGTGGCAGTAACAGCCGACCAAACAGCTTTATTAGCCGAAGTGGCTGATATTATCATTCCAACAACTGGAACCCCGGGAGCAAAAGCAGCAGGAGTAGAGAAATTTATTGTGAGAGTGATGCGTGATTGTTATGAGAAAGCCGAGCAAGAGAAATTCTACGCAGGTTTAGCGAAGCTTGATACCGATAGCCAAGCAAAATTTGGTAAAGGTTTCATGGCTCTTAATGTAGCACAGAAAAACGAAATGGTTAAACAAAGTACTGTTGATAATAAAGCGTTTTTCTTAACAATGAAAGGGTTGACAGTAACGGGCTATTTTACATCGGAAATAGGAGCTACACAAGCATTAGAATATCTACCAATTCCGGGTAAATTCGAAGCGTGTATTCCATTAAAACCAGGTCAAAAAGCTTGGGCTTTATAA
- a CDS encoding GMC oxidoreductase, which translates to MANLNIDLIKDQTYDAIVIGSGISGGWAAKELTEKGLRVLMLEKGRQLEHVTGYENAMKAPWESQYNGRLTVAQKESHPKLSRDYPYNEMTEKYWMNDSDALYKEDKRFDWFRPNIVGGKSIMWGRQSYRLSDIDFEANLKDGIAVDWPIRYKDIAPWYSYVEKFVGISGEKLGLPQLPDSEFLPPMEMYCVEKEVRKRLEANFPGRTMTIGRVANLSEARKEQLGVGRAACQYRNKCSLGCPFGAYFSTQSCTLPPAAKTGRLTLRPDSVAKEILFDEKTQKATGVRIIDTQTLDVREFYAKIIFVCGSTLGSTTLMLNSKSNRFPNGFGNDSGQLGHNLMDHHFRTGASGEWEGDLDKYYYGRRANGIYVPRYRNIGNDKRDYIRGFGYQGGGSRQGWQRNVAELSFGADFKEELTKPGVWTMGFGGFGETLPYYENRVYLHPTEKDKWGLPLPVFDAELKENEKKMRIDMQNDAIEMLEKSGVKNVKGYDRGSYLGMAIHEMGTARMGRDPKTSVLNGNNQVWGAKNVFVTDGSAMTSASCVNPSLTYMALTARAANFAVSELKKKNL; encoded by the coding sequence ATGGCAAACTTAAATATAGATTTAATTAAAGACCAAACTTACGATGCCATCGTAATCGGCTCAGGAATTTCTGGTGGATGGGCAGCTAAAGAACTGACAGAAAAAGGCTTAAGAGTATTGATGCTCGAAAAAGGTCGCCAACTAGAGCACGTAACTGGCTACGAAAATGCCATGAAAGCACCATGGGAAAGCCAATATAATGGACGCCTCACGGTTGCCCAGAAAGAAAGCCACCCAAAACTTTCTCGTGATTATCCATACAATGAAATGACCGAGAAATATTGGATGAACGACTCTGATGCACTTTACAAAGAAGATAAACGCTTCGACTGGTTCAGACCAAATATTGTTGGTGGAAAATCAATCATGTGGGGTCGTCAATCTTATCGTTTGAGCGATATAGATTTTGAGGCAAACTTAAAAGATGGCATTGCCGTTGACTGGCCTATTCGCTATAAAGATATAGCTCCGTGGTATTCTTATGTGGAGAAATTTGTTGGTATTTCAGGTGAAAAACTAGGTTTACCTCAATTGCCAGATAGTGAATTTCTTCCGCCAATGGAAATGTATTGTGTTGAGAAAGAAGTTCGTAAGCGTTTGGAAGCTAATTTCCCAGGCCGTACCATGACTATTGGCCGTGTAGCCAATCTTTCAGAAGCACGTAAAGAACAACTCGGAGTTGGTCGTGCGGCTTGCCAGTATCGTAATAAATGTTCTTTGGGCTGCCCGTTTGGAGCATATTTTAGTACACAATCGTGTACTTTACCTCCAGCTGCTAAAACAGGTCGCTTAACACTTCGCCCTGACTCAGTAGCTAAAGAAATTTTATTTGATGAGAAAACTCAAAAAGCAACGGGTGTTCGTATCATTGACACACAAACACTTGATGTGCGTGAGTTTTATGCAAAAATTATCTTTGTTTGTGGTAGTACATTAGGTTCAACAACTTTAATGTTGAATTCAAAATCAAATCGCTTCCCTAATGGCTTTGGTAATGATTCTGGTCAACTTGGTCATAACCTTATGGACCACCACTTCCGTACGGGTGCTTCGGGTGAATGGGAAGGAGATTTAGATAAATATTATTACGGACGTCGTGCTAATGGTATTTATGTACCTCGCTACCGTAATATCGGTAACGACAAGCGTGATTATATCCGTGGTTTTGGTTATCAAGGTGGCGGTAGCCGTCAGGGCTGGCAACGCAATGTAGCTGAACTAAGCTTCGGTGCTGATTTCAAAGAAGAATTAACTAAACCGGGTGTTTGGACAATGGGCTTTGGTGGTTTTGGAGAAACACTTCCTTACTACGAAAACCGCGTTTATCTACACCCAACCGAAAAAGATAAATGGGGACTTCCACTACCTGTTTTCGATGCAGAGTTGAAAGAAAACGAGAAGAAAATGCGTATTGATATGCAAAATGATGCCATTGAAATGCTCGAAAAATCAGGTGTGAAAAATGTAAAAGGTTATGACCGTGGCTCATATTTGGGTATGGCCATTCACGAAATGGGAACTGCTCGCATGGGCCGTGACCCTAAAACTTCAGTATTGAATGGCAACAACCAAGTGTGGGGAGCGAAAAACGTATTCGTAACTGATGGCTCAGCAATGACCTCAGCTTCATGCGTAAACCCATCGCTTACTTATATGGCTCTTACAGCTCGTGCTGCTAATTTCGCAGTTAGTGAATTGAAGAAAAAGAATTTGTAA
- a CDS encoding FG-GAP repeat domain-containing protein, producing the protein MKFFKILSYFSFIGLLFTLSCNKQSEGEKLAQTYCASCHLFPEPKLLDKTTWKNGVLPVMAQQLGLQIINGEVYPNIQQGADGKFESLASITPEEWEKIVVYYETNAPEKLPTQNRELISAINQQFLVKPMTIPQSSFPSLTYIKIDTANQQIIAASEATLSVFDKTTKQVAANKVNETIVDIDFGNSLAQKGNRTGTFTNIGILNPNDLTKGEIHSFLLNEKKVFQSNVKIIENLPRPVQSNAVDFDKDGLIDQLICGYGNKNGALSWYKNLGNNQYKEQIIRPFPGAIKAYIDDVNKDGLPDIWVLFAQAQEGIFLFSNKGKGLFETKEILRFSPIFGSSFFELVDLNKDGFKDIIYTSGDNADYSKNQLKNYHGVYGFLNDGNNNFKQTFFYPINGSFKAMARDFDKDGDLDIATIAYFPDFKNQPKEGFVYLENKGNFNFKASSIKEVNAGNWLVMDAADIDADGDDDIVLGNFDRNKRGAINNSKKDTSVLLLVNKLR; encoded by the coding sequence ATGAAGTTTTTTAAGATACTTAGCTATTTTTCATTTATTGGTTTATTATTCACACTAAGCTGCAATAAACAATCAGAAGGAGAAAAACTGGCTCAAACGTATTGTGCTTCGTGTCATCTTTTTCCAGAACCTAAGTTACTCGACAAAACCACCTGGAAAAACGGTGTTTTGCCCGTTATGGCTCAGCAGTTGGGCCTACAAATTATAAATGGCGAAGTTTATCCTAATATTCAACAAGGGGCTGATGGTAAGTTTGAAAGTCTCGCTAGTATCACTCCAGAAGAGTGGGAAAAGATTGTTGTATACTATGAAACCAACGCCCCTGAAAAACTTCCAACCCAAAATCGTGAACTAATTTCAGCTATTAATCAGCAGTTTTTGGTCAAACCAATGACTATCCCACAAAGTAGTTTCCCTTCGCTTACCTACATTAAGATAGATACTGCTAATCAACAGATTATTGCCGCCAGCGAAGCAACTTTAAGTGTATTTGATAAAACTACTAAACAGGTAGCAGCTAATAAAGTAAATGAAACTATTGTAGATATCGACTTTGGAAATAGCTTAGCACAAAAGGGAAATAGAACGGGAACTTTCACAAATATTGGAATTTTGAATCCTAACGACCTCACCAAAGGTGAAATTCATAGTTTTCTTTTAAATGAAAAAAAGGTGTTTCAATCTAATGTCAAAATTATTGAAAATTTACCTCGACCTGTTCAAAGCAATGCCGTTGATTTTGATAAAGATGGCTTAATTGACCAATTGATTTGTGGGTATGGAAATAAAAATGGAGCTTTAAGTTGGTATAAAAACTTAGGAAACAATCAATATAAAGAACAAATAATCAGGCCATTTCCGGGAGCAATCAAAGCTTATATTGATGATGTAAACAAAGATGGTTTGCCTGATATTTGGGTACTTTTTGCCCAAGCACAAGAAGGTATATTTTTATTTTCCAATAAAGGAAAGGGCTTGTTTGAAACTAAAGAAATTTTACGATTCTCACCTATTTTTGGTTCTTCATTCTTCGAGTTAGTTGACCTAAATAAGGATGGTTTTAAGGATATTATTTATACCAGTGGTGATAATGCCGACTATTCGAAAAACCAACTCAAAAACTATCATGGAGTTTATGGATTTCTGAACGATGGCAATAATAATTTCAAACAAACATTCTTTTACCCTATCAATGGAAGCTTCAAGGCAATGGCTCGTGATTTTGATAAAGATGGAGATTTAGATATTGCTACTATTGCCTATTTCCCTGACTTCAAAAATCAACCTAAAGAAGGTTTTGTCTATCTGGAAAATAAGGGGAATTTTAATTTTAAAGCGTCATCAATTAAGGAAGTAAACGCAGGAAACTGGCTTGTAATGGATGCCGCCGACATTGATGCCGACGGCGATGATGATATTGTGCTTGGAAATTTTGACCGAAATAAGCGTGGGGCAATTAATAATTCTAAAAAAGACACCTCAGTTTTACTTTTGGTCAATAAGTTAAGGTAA